One part of the Vanessa cardui chromosome 2, ilVanCard2.1, whole genome shotgun sequence genome encodes these proteins:
- the LOC124535115 gene encoding serine/threonine-protein kinase polo isoform X1 gives MLSLFIMTSIKEDEKKEIPEIIHDPQTNCTYQRLRFFGKGGFAKCYEIQDIASNQVYAGKIVSKKLMVKSSQKEKMAQEISIHRSLLHKHVVGFHSFFEDSLNIYIILELCKRRSMMELHKRRKAISEPETRFYMHQILLGVQYLHSKRIIHRDLKLGNLFLDDDLHVKIGDFGLAARIEYEGERKQTLCGTPNYIAPEILTKKGHSFEVDIWSLGCIMYTLLVGKPPFETSTLRDTYKRIKQCEYSDGVSLALQACFAGPWHSIRSRYAQAVIADNTLNQRYRIPSSLRKPAASMIVLQLQSNPCMRPSVDKLLQHEFFSSGIMPAALPLSCLTTAPRTDQLEGIALHRRPLNEVNANDNIMAVDSPVKRAPPAEPRAVEPTSHRQNLIALRDQLAALLTNKLKCRRECLNDDMSDPAAQPLVWVGKWVDYSDKYGFGYQLCDESVGVMFNDTTKLIMLANGVNVHYINRQGQEQYMTMREYPQELDKKMKLLTYFRRYMTEHLMKAGASVPVRESDGLSRLPHLHQWFRTTLAVIMYLTNGTLQINFQDHTKIILCPLMQAVTYIDVEKNFRTFRFSTIEEHGCDKKLYTNLTYALEKLNSVLANKLC, from the exons ATGTTAAG cttATTTATAATGACGTCAATCAAAGAAGATGAAAAGAAAGAAATTCCCGAAATAATACACGATCCCCAAACTAATTGCACATATCAAAGGCTGAGATTCTTTGGAAAG GGTGGTTTTGCAAAATGCTACGAAATACAAGATATAGCATCGAATCAAGTGTATGCCGGAAAAATTGTTTCCAAAAAACTTATGGTAAAATCAagtcaaaaagaaaaaatggcACAGGAGATATCCATCCACCGGTCCCTGTTACACAAACATGTCGTTGGCTTCCACAGTTTCTTTGAGGAttcacttaatatttatattattttggagCTGTGTAAAAGAAGG TCAATGATGGAGTTACACAAACGTAGAAAAGCCATATCTGAACCAGAGACAAGGTTCTACATGCACCAGATCCTGCTCGGTGTGCAATACTTGCACAGCAAAAGGATTATCCATAGAGATCTCAAACTGGGCAATCTGTTTCTTGATGATGATCTCCATGTTAAAATTGGAGATTTTGGTCTTGCAGCCAGGATCGAATATGAAG GAGAGAGAAAGCAGACTTTATGTGGAACACCTAACTACATAGCACCAGAAATTTTGACTAAGAAAGGACACTCTTTTGAAGTGGACATCTGGAGCTTAGGTTGCATCATGTACACACTGCTCGTAGGCAAGCCTCCATTTGAGACTTCCACACTTCGGGATACATACAAAAGAATAAAGCAGTGTGAATATAG TGATGGGGTAAGCTTAGCTCTACAAGCTTGTTTCGCGGGCCCGTGGCACTCAATTCGTAGTCGATACGCGCAGGCTGTTATCGCcgataacactctcaatcaacGTTACAG AATCCCATCATCACTACGTAAGCCAGCAGCATCAATGATAGTCCTACAGCTGCAGTCTAACCCATGCATGCGGCCGTCTGTGGACAAGCTGCTGCAACACGAGTTCTTCTCATCTGGCATTATGCCAGCTGCCTTGCCCCTATCTTGCCTCACAACTGCACCTAGGACTGATCAACTGGAAGGCATTGCACTGCACCGTCGACCACTCAACGAGGTTAATGCTAATG ACAACATTATGGCAGTGGACTCGCCAGTTAAGCGCGCGCCGCCTGCAGAGCCGCGTGCGGTTGAACCCACCTCGCATCGGCAGAATCTCATCGCCCTTCGCGATCAATTGGCTGCGTTGCTTACTAACAAG TTAAAATGCCGCCGCGAGTGCCTCAACGACGACATGAGCGATCCAGCCGCGCAACCCTTGGTATGGGTCGGAAAATGGGTTGACTACAGCGACAAGTATGGTTTCGGCTACCAGCTCTGTGATGAGAGTGTTGGTGTTATGTTTAACGACACCACAAAGCTCATTATGCTCGCTAATGGAgt GAACGTACATTACATCAACCGGCAGGGCCAAGAGCAGTATATGACTATGCGGGAATACCCACAGGAACTGGACAAAAAGATGAAACTTCTTACATACTTTAGAAGATATATGACAGAACATCTTATGAAAGCCG GAGCTTCAGTGCCAGTGAGAGAGAGTGATGGTCTGTCGCGATTGCCCCACTTGCACCAGTGGTTCAGAACCACACTAGCAGTCATCATGTACCTTACTAATGGAACCTTACAG attAACTTCCAAGATCACACCAAAATTATCCTCTGTCCTCTGATGCAAGCTGTTACATACATAGATGTTGAGAAAAACTTTAGAACATTCCGCTTCAGTACAATTGAAGAACATGGCTGTGATAAGAAACTCTACACAAACTTGACATATGCACTAGAAAAACTCAACAGCGTATTAGCTAACAAACTATGCTAG
- the LOC124535115 gene encoding serine/threonine-protein kinase polo isoform X3 has product MLSLFIMTSIKEDEKKEIPEIIHDPQTNCTYQRLRFFGKGGFAKCYEIQDIASNQVYAGKIVSKKLMVKSSQKEKMAQEISIHRSLLHKHVVGFHSFFEDSLNIYIILELCKRRSMMELHKRRKAISEPETRFYMHQILLGVQYLHSKRIIHRDLKLGNLFLDDDLHVKIGDFGLAARIEYEGERKQTLCGTPNYIAPEILTKKGHSFEVDIWSLGCIMYTLLVGKPPFETSTLRDTYKRIKQCEYRIPSSLRKPAASMIVLQLQSNPCMRPSVDKLLQHEFFSSGIMPAALPLSCLTTAPRTDQLEGIALHRRPLNEVNANDNIMAVDSPVKRAPPAEPRAVEPTSHRQNLIALRDQLAALLTNKLKCRRECLNDDMSDPAAQPLVWVGKWVDYSDKYGFGYQLCDESVGVMFNDTTKLIMLANGVNVHYINRQGQEQYMTMREYPQELDKKMKLLTYFRRYMTEHLMKAGASVPVRESDGLSRLPHLHQWFRTTLAVIMYLTNGTLQINFQDHTKIILCPLMQAVTYIDVEKNFRTFRFSTIEEHGCDKKLYTNLTYALEKLNSVLANKLC; this is encoded by the exons ATGTTAAG cttATTTATAATGACGTCAATCAAAGAAGATGAAAAGAAAGAAATTCCCGAAATAATACACGATCCCCAAACTAATTGCACATATCAAAGGCTGAGATTCTTTGGAAAG GGTGGTTTTGCAAAATGCTACGAAATACAAGATATAGCATCGAATCAAGTGTATGCCGGAAAAATTGTTTCCAAAAAACTTATGGTAAAATCAagtcaaaaagaaaaaatggcACAGGAGATATCCATCCACCGGTCCCTGTTACACAAACATGTCGTTGGCTTCCACAGTTTCTTTGAGGAttcacttaatatttatattattttggagCTGTGTAAAAGAAGG TCAATGATGGAGTTACACAAACGTAGAAAAGCCATATCTGAACCAGAGACAAGGTTCTACATGCACCAGATCCTGCTCGGTGTGCAATACTTGCACAGCAAAAGGATTATCCATAGAGATCTCAAACTGGGCAATCTGTTTCTTGATGATGATCTCCATGTTAAAATTGGAGATTTTGGTCTTGCAGCCAGGATCGAATATGAAG GAGAGAGAAAGCAGACTTTATGTGGAACACCTAACTACATAGCACCAGAAATTTTGACTAAGAAAGGACACTCTTTTGAAGTGGACATCTGGAGCTTAGGTTGCATCATGTACACACTGCTCGTAGGCAAGCCTCCATTTGAGACTTCCACACTTCGGGATACATACAAAAGAATAAAGCAGTGTGAATATAG AATCCCATCATCACTACGTAAGCCAGCAGCATCAATGATAGTCCTACAGCTGCAGTCTAACCCATGCATGCGGCCGTCTGTGGACAAGCTGCTGCAACACGAGTTCTTCTCATCTGGCATTATGCCAGCTGCCTTGCCCCTATCTTGCCTCACAACTGCACCTAGGACTGATCAACTGGAAGGCATTGCACTGCACCGTCGACCACTCAACGAGGTTAATGCTAATG ACAACATTATGGCAGTGGACTCGCCAGTTAAGCGCGCGCCGCCTGCAGAGCCGCGTGCGGTTGAACCCACCTCGCATCGGCAGAATCTCATCGCCCTTCGCGATCAATTGGCTGCGTTGCTTACTAACAAG TTAAAATGCCGCCGCGAGTGCCTCAACGACGACATGAGCGATCCAGCCGCGCAACCCTTGGTATGGGTCGGAAAATGGGTTGACTACAGCGACAAGTATGGTTTCGGCTACCAGCTCTGTGATGAGAGTGTTGGTGTTATGTTTAACGACACCACAAAGCTCATTATGCTCGCTAATGGAgt GAACGTACATTACATCAACCGGCAGGGCCAAGAGCAGTATATGACTATGCGGGAATACCCACAGGAACTGGACAAAAAGATGAAACTTCTTACATACTTTAGAAGATATATGACAGAACATCTTATGAAAGCCG GAGCTTCAGTGCCAGTGAGAGAGAGTGATGGTCTGTCGCGATTGCCCCACTTGCACCAGTGGTTCAGAACCACACTAGCAGTCATCATGTACCTTACTAATGGAACCTTACAG attAACTTCCAAGATCACACCAAAATTATCCTCTGTCCTCTGATGCAAGCTGTTACATACATAGATGTTGAGAAAAACTTTAGAACATTCCGCTTCAGTACAATTGAAGAACATGGCTGTGATAAGAAACTCTACACAAACTTGACATATGCACTAGAAAAACTCAACAGCGTATTAGCTAACAAACTATGCTAG
- the LOC124535115 gene encoding serine/threonine-protein kinase polo isoform X2: MTSIKEDEKKEIPEIIHDPQTNCTYQRLRFFGKGGFAKCYEIQDIASNQVYAGKIVSKKLMVKSSQKEKMAQEISIHRSLLHKHVVGFHSFFEDSLNIYIILELCKRRSMMELHKRRKAISEPETRFYMHQILLGVQYLHSKRIIHRDLKLGNLFLDDDLHVKIGDFGLAARIEYEGERKQTLCGTPNYIAPEILTKKGHSFEVDIWSLGCIMYTLLVGKPPFETSTLRDTYKRIKQCEYSDGVSLALQACFAGPWHSIRSRYAQAVIADNTLNQRYRIPSSLRKPAASMIVLQLQSNPCMRPSVDKLLQHEFFSSGIMPAALPLSCLTTAPRTDQLEGIALHRRPLNEVNANDNIMAVDSPVKRAPPAEPRAVEPTSHRQNLIALRDQLAALLTNKLKCRRECLNDDMSDPAAQPLVWVGKWVDYSDKYGFGYQLCDESVGVMFNDTTKLIMLANGVNVHYINRQGQEQYMTMREYPQELDKKMKLLTYFRRYMTEHLMKAGASVPVRESDGLSRLPHLHQWFRTTLAVIMYLTNGTLQINFQDHTKIILCPLMQAVTYIDVEKNFRTFRFSTIEEHGCDKKLYTNLTYALEKLNSVLANKLC, encoded by the exons ATGACGTCAATCAAAGAAGATGAAAAGAAAGAAATTCCCGAAATAATACACGATCCCCAAACTAATTGCACATATCAAAGGCTGAGATTCTTTGGAAAG GGTGGTTTTGCAAAATGCTACGAAATACAAGATATAGCATCGAATCAAGTGTATGCCGGAAAAATTGTTTCCAAAAAACTTATGGTAAAATCAagtcaaaaagaaaaaatggcACAGGAGATATCCATCCACCGGTCCCTGTTACACAAACATGTCGTTGGCTTCCACAGTTTCTTTGAGGAttcacttaatatttatattattttggagCTGTGTAAAAGAAGG TCAATGATGGAGTTACACAAACGTAGAAAAGCCATATCTGAACCAGAGACAAGGTTCTACATGCACCAGATCCTGCTCGGTGTGCAATACTTGCACAGCAAAAGGATTATCCATAGAGATCTCAAACTGGGCAATCTGTTTCTTGATGATGATCTCCATGTTAAAATTGGAGATTTTGGTCTTGCAGCCAGGATCGAATATGAAG GAGAGAGAAAGCAGACTTTATGTGGAACACCTAACTACATAGCACCAGAAATTTTGACTAAGAAAGGACACTCTTTTGAAGTGGACATCTGGAGCTTAGGTTGCATCATGTACACACTGCTCGTAGGCAAGCCTCCATTTGAGACTTCCACACTTCGGGATACATACAAAAGAATAAAGCAGTGTGAATATAG TGATGGGGTAAGCTTAGCTCTACAAGCTTGTTTCGCGGGCCCGTGGCACTCAATTCGTAGTCGATACGCGCAGGCTGTTATCGCcgataacactctcaatcaacGTTACAG AATCCCATCATCACTACGTAAGCCAGCAGCATCAATGATAGTCCTACAGCTGCAGTCTAACCCATGCATGCGGCCGTCTGTGGACAAGCTGCTGCAACACGAGTTCTTCTCATCTGGCATTATGCCAGCTGCCTTGCCCCTATCTTGCCTCACAACTGCACCTAGGACTGATCAACTGGAAGGCATTGCACTGCACCGTCGACCACTCAACGAGGTTAATGCTAATG ACAACATTATGGCAGTGGACTCGCCAGTTAAGCGCGCGCCGCCTGCAGAGCCGCGTGCGGTTGAACCCACCTCGCATCGGCAGAATCTCATCGCCCTTCGCGATCAATTGGCTGCGTTGCTTACTAACAAG TTAAAATGCCGCCGCGAGTGCCTCAACGACGACATGAGCGATCCAGCCGCGCAACCCTTGGTATGGGTCGGAAAATGGGTTGACTACAGCGACAAGTATGGTTTCGGCTACCAGCTCTGTGATGAGAGTGTTGGTGTTATGTTTAACGACACCACAAAGCTCATTATGCTCGCTAATGGAgt GAACGTACATTACATCAACCGGCAGGGCCAAGAGCAGTATATGACTATGCGGGAATACCCACAGGAACTGGACAAAAAGATGAAACTTCTTACATACTTTAGAAGATATATGACAGAACATCTTATGAAAGCCG GAGCTTCAGTGCCAGTGAGAGAGAGTGATGGTCTGTCGCGATTGCCCCACTTGCACCAGTGGTTCAGAACCACACTAGCAGTCATCATGTACCTTACTAATGGAACCTTACAG attAACTTCCAAGATCACACCAAAATTATCCTCTGTCCTCTGATGCAAGCTGTTACATACATAGATGTTGAGAAAAACTTTAGAACATTCCGCTTCAGTACAATTGAAGAACATGGCTGTGATAAGAAACTCTACACAAACTTGACATATGCACTAGAAAAACTCAACAGCGTATTAGCTAACAAACTATGCTAG
- the LOC124535147 gene encoding stromal cell-derived factor 2, translating into MALLKMCGRYLNIMHILLFFVTLWAARVVEASRAEFVTCGTIFKLMNTDLRLRLHSHDVKYGSGSGQQSVTAVDVSDDHNSHWLVRAAMGETCKRGSPIKCNTNIRLQHVSTKKNLHSHYFSSPLSGNQEVSCYGDDDGEGDSGDNWTVVCNNDYWRRDTPVKLKHVDTAAYLAGSGRTFGRPISGQGEIVGVTSQYGAYTDWQVQEGLFVHPSDILPHLQNAIHTEL; encoded by the exons ATGGCATTGCTAAAAATGTGTGggagatatttaaatataatgcatatacttttattttttgttactttatggGCTGCCCGTGTTGTCGAAG caTCTCGAGCTGAATTCGTGACGTGTGgaactattttcaaattaatgaaCACAGATTTGCGTTTGCGGCTTCATTCACATGATGTGAAATATGGTTCTGGATCAGGTCAACAGTCTGTTACTGCGGTCGACGTATCAGATGATCATAATAGCCATTGGTTAGTCAGAGCAGCCATGGGTGAAACTTGTAAACGAGG atctCCCATAAAATGTAACACTAATATTCGACTGCAACATGTATCTACCAAGAAAAACCTCCATTCCCATTACTTTTCCTCTCCCTTATCGGGAAACCAGGAAGTGTCCTGTTATGGAGATGACGATGGTGAGGGTGATAGTGGTGATAATTGGACAGTAGTCTGCAATAATGACTACTGGAGAAGAGATACACCTGTTAAATTGAAGCATGTTGATACTGCTGC GTATCTGGCAGGTTCAGGCAGAACTTTTGGCAGGCCCATTAGTGGGCAAGGTGAAATAGTTGGTGTTACATCTCAATATGGAGCTTACACAGACTGGCAAGTTCAAGAAGGACTCTTTGTCCATCCGAGTGATATTTTACCTCATTTGCAGAATGCAATTCACACTGAGTTATAA
- the LOC124537840 gene encoding steroid receptor RNA activator 1-like, with the protein MENCDSTITGSKASYDPGWNDPPSFAYNAQQTTPNRPRNFLNKRVAFPLSGGNNASGPTPPVNLPPMPTNILPPLPSSTTETNVQESIEVDTECALKEVKDILITFLETSEELGSKAASIRKRIESMENMWLSGKLNKQIQVQMRDLAYALKNDDHSKADEIHKALMVDHVSAVGMWMPGIKQLIYHCIARSELLAIDKE; encoded by the exons ATGGAAAATTGTGACAGCACAATTACAGGCTCTAAAG CATCGTATGATCCTGGATGGAATGACCCGCCGAGTTTTGCTTATAATGCTCAGCAAACTACTCCTAATCGTCCgcgaaactttttaaataaaagagtaGCTTTTCCTTTATCTGGTGGAAATAACGCTTCGGGACCGACTCCTCCAGTTAATTTGCCTCCAATGCCAACAAATATCCTTCCACCATTGCCTAGTTCGACTACAGAAACGAATGTCCAGGAAAGCATTGAGGTTGATACAGAATGTGCACTCAAAGAAGTAaaggatatattaataacatttttagaaaCAAGTGAAGAATTAGGGTCAAAAGCTGCCAGTATTAGGAAACGAATTGAAAGCATGGAAAATATGTGGCTTAgtggaaaattaaataaacaaattcaagtACAGATGAGAGACTTAGCATATG CACTTAAAAATGACGATCACAGCAAAGCTGATGAAATCCACAAGGCTTTGATGGTGGACCATGTGAGTGCAGTCGGCATGTGGATGCCAGGGATCAAACAACTTATCTACCACTGCATTGCTCGTTCTGAACTATTAGCTATTGATAAAGAATAA